Part of the Aquimarina sp. MAR_2010_214 genome is shown below.
TACACCATAAGTCACATCATAAACATGGGCCACCAAATCATCCCTACTACTATCTTCTGTAATAAAAGTACGAAGCTTAGCATCTTTAATTGCAATTTTCTCTGTTCTTAATCTGTATGAGAGAATTTCTGATAGACGCTCATCTGTTAATGTCTCTTTTTCTGAAAGTATCGTTTCGTTTTTCTGCTTGTTTAATTCATCCTGAGCAGCTTCAACCATACCATAAAAAGAGGTCTCAGCTGTATTTGGAATAAAAGAAAAAACAGTATTTACTGTATCATGGTTAATTTCTTCTAAAACCTGAGGCATAATCAACCTTCCTAAACTCTTTCTTTCTTCATAAATCTCGGCATCACTTCCTCGTGAAAAATAAATACGTTCAAAAGAACACGCTTTTCGTTCTAGTGGTTCAATAATTCTATCTACAGAAGTTTCACCATTCTTTTTAACGATAATTGCTTTTCCTGGATCAAGTTCTAATACATCATCAAAAGCAACATCAAATACAGTTTGGATAACGGGTCTTTCTGATGCTACAACCACTATTTCATCATCTTTATAATAGTATGCCGGTCTGATCCCTGCCGGATCTCTTAAAACAAAAGCATCGCCATGCCCAAGCATTCCTGCCATAGCATAACCCCCATCCCAATCTCTTGATGATTTTTTAAGGATTTTCGCGACATTTAATCGTTCTGCAATTTGTGGAGAGGCTTCATTTTTATTAAATCCTTCTTTCTTTAATTTCTTATATAACTTGGCTACTTCAGAATCCAAAAAGTGGCCAATTTTTTCCATTACAGTAACGGTATCTACCTTATCTTTAGGATGCTGTCCTAATCGTACAAGATTATTAAACAACACATCATTGTTGGTCATATTGAAGTTACCTGCTACAATTAGATTACGGTGCATCCAATTGTTCTGTCTTAAAAATGGATGAACACTCTCTACACTATTTTTACCAAATGTCCCGTAGCGCACATGCCCAAGAAGGACTTCTCCTATGTAAGGAATATTTTTTTTCTGTAGTTCTACATCATCCGAATATTCTGGATGTTCTACCAATTCTTTATTAATTCTATCGTTAATCTGAGAAAATATATCTTGTATTGGCTGTGATTCACTCGATCGAACTCTACTTATATATCGTTCTCCAGGAGCAGTGTCTAATTTAATACTTGCAAATCCGGCACCATCCTGACCGCGATTATGTTGTTTTTCCATCATCAGATACATTTTATTTACTCCATAAAATGCACTACCATATTTCTCCTTATAATACTCTAATGGTTTTAGTAGTCTGATAAATGCTATACCGCATTCGTGTTTTAACGCATCACTCATTGTATTCCAAAATTCTAAATGTTGTTGTGTTAATCATAATTAAAAAAGCCCCAAACAATTACTTTAGGGCTATCCTTTATCAAGACAATTCTATTTCAAATTGTGTTAACTCTCTAAACTGCTGAAGTCGCCTTTGAACCTCATCTTTATTTAAATTCTCCATTCGTTCTGTACCAAATTTCTCTACACAAAAAGAGGCTAGATTTGAAGCATGAATAATTGCTTTCTTCATATTCTCAAATGAAATATCCCCAGTTTTGGTTAGATATCCAGAAAAACCTCCTGCAAATGTATCTCCAGCACCGGTAGGGTCAAAAACTTCTTCTAACGGTAATGCCGGGGCAAAGAAAATCTGTTCTTCATGAAATAACAAAGCTCCATGTTCACCTTTTTTAATCACGACATATTTTGGCCCCATCTTTTCGATTGCTCTAGCTGCTTTTACCAAAGAATATTCTCCGCTTAATTGTCTAGCTTCTTCATCATTAATAGTAATTACATCTACTTTTGAAATTACTTTTAGAAGATCTCCTAAAAAAGCATCTTCCATCCAAAAATTCATAGTATCTAATATCGTAAGTTTTGGTTTAGAAGTAAGTTGTTCTATAACACCAAGCTGCACCGATGGATTTAAATTTCCTAACATTATAATATCTGCATCCTTATAATTATCAGGAACTACAGGATTAAAATCAGCAAGTACATTAAGTTGTGTATCTAATGTGTCTCTTGAATTTAAATCATTATGATAGCGACCCCTCCAGAAAAAAGTCTTTCCTCCCTTTACAATTTCTACAGCAGAAGTGTCAATGTTTTTTTCCTGAAGTAGGGAAAGATAATCCAAAGGAAAATCTTCTCCAACCACAGAGACAATTGCTGAAGAAATGTTGAAATTAGAAGCAGAAAGTGCAATATATGGGGCTGCTCCACCTAAAATCTTATCAGTTTTACCAAAAGGTGTTTCAATAGCATCAAAGGCCATAGAACCTACAATAAGTAATTTACTCATACAACTAGCGTAATAATTTTTTTGCAAATATACGTTTTACTTTTAAGTAGTAAGAAGATTAATACAAAGGTTATTTTCTATCAAAAATTATAGATGCGTTTTTATGATTTTGTTTGCAATTTGATAAATATAGGTTAAGGAATCTATATTTTGTTACTTATACAGAAATAGTAAGCAAGTAATCCTCCTTTTACAGATTTCTTTATGATTTTAATTTCTTCTATTTTATCAATAACATGCTCTAAATCAAAACTTAAATTTCATATTTTATTTACTAAAAAAATAATTTTGACTTGTATTTACACATTTGTGAAAATGATAATTTTTTAGCACAAAACCCTTAATAAAATTAGAATTTTTGAAAAAAAAATTCAAAATGCTAAAATAAACTTAAAAAAACAGCGTTCTTTATACAATACAAACTCAAACTTATATATTAATTATGAAAAAATTAAATTTAGCTAAACTAGTTTTAGCTACGTCGCTTTCGGTTTTATTATTTAACTGTGAAAAAGATTCTGAAGGCATTTTTGAAACTGATCAAGATGCAACTGCAAAAGACGCTCATGTATGTATCGAAAAATGGAACACTAACAATTCAAAAGCTGCCAGTGTTAAAGATGTGCAATGGGAACCTGGTCAAACTATTCGTGTAAAATTCCTAAACGGAAGTAATTATCTTCAATCTAAAGTAAAGCAATATGCTGTACAATGGGAAGACCATGCTAACGTAAAATTCGAATTTGTTTCTTCAAACAGTAGTGCCAATATTAAAATTGGTTTTGGTAACTATAACAATGCAAAAGGGTATTGGTCATATTTAGGAACTGCATCTAATAATCAATCCCACAGTATGCATTATCAGTATTTTAATAATAGTACATCTGATACTGAATTTAGACGTGTTATAGTTCACGAATTTGGGCATGCACTTGGTTTGATTCACGAACATCAAAATCCTGTAGCAGGAATCAACTGGAATAAAGAAGTTGTTTACGAATATTACCAAAGAACTCAAGGATGGAGTAGAGCACAGGTAGACAATAACCTATTCAGACGTTATTCGGCAAGCACTACTAATTATAGTGCATATGATTCAAAATCAATAATGCATTACCCTATCCCTGCAGCACATACTACAGATGGTGTTGCCGTAGGAAGTAATACAAGACTATCTGCAACAGATAAATCTTTTATTGCTAGAATATATCCAGGTAGCACTAACCCTCCTACCGGTGATATCTGTGATGGAGTTGCTGAATATAATGGTGGTTTTTACTCTGTTGGAGATAAAGTGACTTATCGAGGAAATTTATTCGAAAGAACAGCTAGTGGTTGGAAACATCTTGGAGCATGTGGTACTGCAAAATCAAAAAGTAATACAGCAGTTACATATCCATCTGTTTAATAATCAATCAGATTAAAAAATCTAAATAAAATGTGATACATTTTATTTATCAATAAAAATGCCTCGGGATAACTCGGGGCATTTTTTTGTAAATTTTAGACTACTGTAAACAAATATTTTAGATCACTTTACTTTCTACCAAAATCTGCAGGTATTTCTCCCCATGCTTTGGTTTCCCATTTTACAATTGTAGTTGTATATGTATTTTCTTTGAGCCATTGTGTTGCTCGATCTACCAAATCAAAGACTTCTTTGTTTTTAGCAGTTCGTTGCAATTTTGTTCTACATGTTTTTTGTTTTACCCATCCAATTGCTATTTTAGAATCAGAATAAATAATACGATCACTATTTTTCTTTTTCAGATACGCAAGACCATGCACAAGCGCCAAAAACTCTCCTATATTATTTGTACCCTGTCTAAAAGGTCCCTGATGAAAAAGCTGTTTTTCGGTTTGGGTATCGACTCCTCGGTATTCCATCTTACCGGGGTTACCACTAGAAGCAGCATCTACTGCTATTGAATATAAATTAGGTTCTCCTATTTTTGATAATTGTGCTGCGGTAAGTGTTTTTTTGGGTTTACTCTTCCCTTTATAGTCCTCATAATCTCCGTTATATGCTTTTTTTGCTATATCAAAAGAGTCAAAAGACTTATATTTTGCGCCTGCATACCCCTCAACAGCAGCTTTACAATCATTCCATTTGGTATAAATTCCAGGCTTGTGTCCTTCCCAAACCACATAAAATTTTTCTTTCTTAGCCATTCTTATTAATTACTAGTTTATGATTGCTTGTTGATAAATGATTATGTGTGCATATTTTGCGTTAGGGATAGTAGTGAAAATCCCGCATCCCGAGCTATTCGGGAGAGGAATTGTAACGTATAGCCCGCTCGAACGCTATAATAAAGAATTAAAATAATAGTATATACAATATTCCTTCCGTTTCTCACTATTAACCTGAGTTCGATCTAAGAAAATTTACGTCAGTCAGAGTGATTTTCGATAGAAAATTGTATCGAAGACCAGTAAATTTTCAATCAAAAGCCTAATTTCGATACAATTTTTCTTCGTTTCACTATGAAAAATCACTCAATTTGATGACTTTTTTAATCAATCCCTTACATCAAAATCAGGTTATTAAGCACACTACTCATTACTTGTTTTATTAGCAAACAGGAGTTCTTTTATAACGATTGGAAAATGTTTATATTCTAATTGATGAATCGCCTGAGCTACATCTTCGGCAGAATCTTCTGCAGAAATTGGCGTTTTGGCCTGAAAAACTATTGCTCCCTCGTCATAATGTTCATTTACATAATGGATTGTTATCCCACTTTCTTTTTCTTTATTTCTAACTACAGCTTCATGCACGTGATGTCCATACATTCCCTTTCCACCATACTTTGGCAATAACGCAGGATGAACATTTATCACTTTATCAGGAAAAGCTTCAATGATTTTTTTAGGAAAAATC
Proteins encoded:
- a CDS encoding amidophosphoribosyltransferase — its product is MSDALKHECGIAFIRLLKPLEYYKEKYGSAFYGVNKMYLMMEKQHNRGQDGAGFASIKLDTAPGERYISRVRSSESQPIQDIFSQINDRINKELVEHPEYSDDVELQKKNIPYIGEVLLGHVRYGTFGKNSVESVHPFLRQNNWMHRNLIVAGNFNMTNNDVLFNNLVRLGQHPKDKVDTVTVMEKIGHFLDSEVAKLYKKLKKEGFNKNEASPQIAERLNVAKILKKSSRDWDGGYAMAGMLGHGDAFVLRDPAGIRPAYYYKDDEIVVVASERPVIQTVFDVAFDDVLELDPGKAIIVKKNGETSVDRIIEPLERKACSFERIYFSRGSDAEIYEERKSLGRLIMPQVLEEINHDTVNTVFSFIPNTAETSFYGMVEAAQDELNKQKNETILSEKETLTDERLSEILSYRLRTEKIAIKDAKLRTFITEDSSRDDLVAHVYDVTYGVVRQEDNLVIIDDSIVRGTTLKKSIIKMMDRLNPKKIVIVSSAPQIRFPDCYGIDMARLEGLIAFQAALELLKENGNYDLVEQVYEKCKAQENLVDSEVQNFVKEIYSGFPDQEISDKISELLSDTSVKADVKIIYQTVDNLHRACPKNLGDWYFTGDYPTIGGNRVVNKAFINFFEGKNERAY
- a CDS encoding PfkB family carbohydrate kinase produces the protein MSKLLIVGSMAFDAIETPFGKTDKILGGAAPYIALSASNFNISSAIVSVVGEDFPLDYLSLLQEKNIDTSAVEIVKGGKTFFWRGRYHNDLNSRDTLDTQLNVLADFNPVVPDNYKDADIIMLGNLNPSVQLGVIEQLTSKPKLTILDTMNFWMEDAFLGDLLKVISKVDVITINDEEARQLSGEYSLVKAARAIEKMGPKYVVIKKGEHGALLFHEEQIFFAPALPLEEVFDPTGAGDTFAGGFSGYLTKTGDISFENMKKAIIHASNLASFCVEKFGTERMENLNKDEVQRRLQQFRELTQFEIELS
- a CDS encoding M12 family metallopeptidase, whose amino-acid sequence is MKKLNLAKLVLATSLSVLLFNCEKDSEGIFETDQDATAKDAHVCIEKWNTNNSKAASVKDVQWEPGQTIRVKFLNGSNYLQSKVKQYAVQWEDHANVKFEFVSSNSSANIKIGFGNYNNAKGYWSYLGTASNNQSHSMHYQYFNNSTSDTEFRRVIVHEFGHALGLIHEHQNPVAGINWNKEVVYEYYQRTQGWSRAQVDNNLFRRYSASTTNYSAYDSKSIMHYPIPAAHTTDGVAVGSNTRLSATDKSFIARIYPGSTNPPTGDICDGVAEYNGGFYSVGDKVTYRGNLFERTASGWKHLGACGTAKSKSNTAVTYPSV
- a CDS encoding viroplasmin family protein; this encodes MAKKEKFYVVWEGHKPGIYTKWNDCKAAVEGYAGAKYKSFDSFDIAKKAYNGDYEDYKGKSKPKKTLTAAQLSKIGEPNLYSIAVDAASSGNPGKMEYRGVDTQTEKQLFHQGPFRQGTNNIGEFLALVHGLAYLKKKNSDRIIYSDSKIAIGWVKQKTCRTKLQRTAKNKEVFDLVDRATQWLKENTYTTTIVKWETKAWGEIPADFGRK
- the purN gene encoding phosphoribosylglycinamide formyltransferase, whose protein sequence is MKRIIIFASGSGTNAENIIKYFHERKIAEVTHVFSNNLRAKVLKRAHALKVKALHFDKESFYDTNEVLNILKDAKPDIIVLAGFLWIFPKKIIEAFPDKVINVHPALLPKYGGKGMYGHHVHEAVVRNKEKESGITIHYVNEHYDEGAIVFQAKTPISAEDSAEDVAQAIHQLEYKHFPIVIKELLFANKTSNE